One segment of Panicum virgatum strain AP13 chromosome 1K, P.virgatum_v5, whole genome shotgun sequence DNA contains the following:
- the LOC120713113 gene encoding protein NRT1/ PTR FAMILY 7.2-like isoform X1 — MSAINDGDMKMRVILVEDEETTTASPTPTPSKCCEYTLDGSVDIKGRPAVKGKSGGWLAGGLILVNQGLATLAFFGVNVNLVLFLTRVLGQSNGDAANNVSKWTGTVYMFSLIGAFLSDSFWGRYKTCAIFQAIFVLGLALLSVSSRLYLIRPEGCGMEQAPCGAHSGKELGIFYIALYMIAFGNGGYQPNIATFGADQFDEEDPAEAHSKVSFFSYFYLALNLGSLFSNTFLSYLEDEGRWALGFWASAAAAATALLLFLSGTLRYRYIQPGGNPIGRVCQVAFAACRNWKAAGASSAGVVTLYEDDDKADAGGRKLLHTQGFSFLDRAAHVDADTKLGARDPWKLCTVTQVEEVKSILRLLPIWLCTILYSVVFTQMASLFVVQGAAMRRTTPFAGFSVPPSSMSAFDILAVATTIFLYRRAICPFLARLTERPAGPTELQRMGLGLVVGALAMATAGTVEHFRKAGATAAMSSDLHIMWQVPQYALIGVSEVMMYVGQLEFFNGQMPDGLKSFGSALCMMSMSLGNYFSDVIVSAVTRVTTTRGRPGWIPDDLNQGHLDRFYFLLAVLAVADFAVYLLCASRYGSGKVDAGRSSSDDDEEEGTAGQVASPGGERMT, encoded by the exons ATG TCTGCCATTAACGACGGGGACATGAAGATGAGGGTGATCCTCGTGGAAGACGAGGAGACAACGACGgcctcgccgacgccgacgccgtccaAGTGCTGCGAGTACACCCTCGACGGCTCCGTCGACATCAAGGGCCGCCCCGCCGTGAAGGGGAAATCGGGAGgatggctcgccggcggcctcatCCTCG TGAACCAGGGCCTGGCGACGCTGGCCTTCTTCGGCGTGAACGTGAACCTGGTGCTGTTCCTGACGCGGGTGCTGGGGCAGAGCAACGGCGACGCCGCCAACAACGTCAGCAAGTGGACGGGCACCGTGTACATGTTCTCCCTCATCGGCGCCTTCCTCAGCGACTCCTTCTGGGGGCGGTACAAGACCTGCGCCATCTTCCAGGCCATCTTCGTGCTC GGCCTGGCGCTGCTGTCGGTGTCGTCGCGCCTCTACCTGATCAGGCCGGAGGGGTGCGGGATGGAGCAGGCGCCGTGCGGCGCGCACTCCGGCAAGGAGCTAGGGATCTTCTACATCGCGTTGTACATGATCGCCTTCGGCAACGGCGGGTACCAGCCCAACATCGCCACCTTCGGCGCCGACCAGTTCGACGAGGAGGACCCCGCCGAGGCGCACTCCAAGGTCTCCTTCTTCAGCTACTTCTACCTCGCCCTCAACCTCGGCTCGCTCTTCTCCAACACCTTCCTCAGCTACCTCGAGGACGAGGGCCGGTGGGCGCTGGGGTTCTGGgcgtccgccgcggccgccgccaccgcgctgcTGCTCTTCCTCAGCGGGACGCTCCGCTACCGCTACATCCAGCCCGGCGGGAACCCCATCGGCAGGGTCTGCCAGGTCGCCTTCGCCGCCTGCAGGAACTGGaaggccgccggcgcgtcgTCGGCCGGGGTGGTCACCCTGTACGAGGACGACGACAAGGCGGACGCCGGTGGCAGGAAGCTCCTGCACACGCAGGGCTTCAGTTTTTTGGACCGCGCGGCGCACGTGGACGCGGACACCAAACTCGGCGCGCGCGACCCCTGGAAGCTGTGCACGGTGACGCAGGTGGAGGAGGTCAAGAGCATCCTGCGGCTCCTCCCCATCTGGCTCTGCACCATCCTCTACTCCGTCGTCTTCACCCAGATGGCCTCGCTCTTTGTCGTGCAGGGCGCCGCGATGCGCCGCACCACCCCGTTCGCCGGTTTCTCCGTCCCGCCCTCCAGCATGTCGGCCTTCGAcatcctcgccgtcgccaccaCCATCTTCCTGTACCGCCGCGCCATCTGCCCGTTCCTGGCGAGGCTCACCGAGcgcccggccggccccaccgagCTGCAGAGGATGGGCCTCGGCCTGGTCGTCGGCGCCCTGGCCATGGCCACGGCCGGGACGGTCGAGCACTTCAGGAAggccggcgccaccgcggcgATGAGCAGCGACCTGCACATCATGTGGCAGGTGCCGCAGTACGCGCTGATCGGCGTGTCGGAGGTGATGATGTACGTCGGCCAGCTCGAGTTCTTCAACGGCCAGATGCCCGACGGGCTCAAGAGCTTCGGCAGCGCGCTCTGCATGATGTCCATGTCGCTCGGCAACTACTTCAGCGACGTCATCGTGAGCGCGGTGACCAGGGTCACCACGACCCGCGGGCGGCCAGGGTGGATCCCCGACGACCTCAACCAGGGGCACCTCGACAGGTTCTACTTCCTGCTCGCCGTGCTGGCCGTCGCGGACTTTGCGGTGTACCTCCTGTGCGCGAGCCGCTACGGGAGCGGCAAGGTGGACGCCGGGAggagcagcagcgacgacgacgaggaggagggaaCGGCTGGTCAGGTGGCATCCCCCGGCGGCGAACGCATGACATGA
- the LOC120713113 gene encoding protein NRT1/ PTR FAMILY 7.3-like isoform X2 produces the protein MSAINDGDMKMRVILVEDEETTTASPTPTPSKCCEYTLDGSVDIKGRPAVKGKSGGWLAGGLILVNQGLATLAFFGVNVNLVLFLTRVLGQSNGDAANNVSKWTGTVYMFSLIGAFLSDSFWGRYKTCAIFQAIFVLGLALLSVSSRLYLIRPEGCGMEQAPCGAHSGKELGIFYIALYMIAFGNGGYQPNIATFGADQFDEEDPAEAHSKVSFFSYFYLALNLGSLFSNTFLSYLEDEGRWALGFWASAAAAATALLLFLSGTLRYRYIQPGGNPIGRVCQVAFAACRNWKAAGASSAGVVTLYEDDDKADAGGRKLLHTQGFSFLDRAAHVDADTKLGARDPWKLCTVTQVEEGAAMRRTTPFAGFSVPPSSMSAFDILAVATTIFLYRRAICPFLARLTERPAGPTELQRMGLGLVVGALAMATAGTVEHFRKAGATAAMSSDLHIMWQVPQYALIGVSEVMMYVGQLEFFNGQMPDGLKSFGSALCMMSMSLGNYFSDVIVSAVTRVTTTRGRPGWIPDDLNQGHLDRFYFLLAVLAVADFAVYLLCASRYGSGKVDAGRSSSDDDEEEGTAGQVASPGGERMT, from the exons ATG TCTGCCATTAACGACGGGGACATGAAGATGAGGGTGATCCTCGTGGAAGACGAGGAGACAACGACGgcctcgccgacgccgacgccgtccaAGTGCTGCGAGTACACCCTCGACGGCTCCGTCGACATCAAGGGCCGCCCCGCCGTGAAGGGGAAATCGGGAGgatggctcgccggcggcctcatCCTCG TGAACCAGGGCCTGGCGACGCTGGCCTTCTTCGGCGTGAACGTGAACCTGGTGCTGTTCCTGACGCGGGTGCTGGGGCAGAGCAACGGCGACGCCGCCAACAACGTCAGCAAGTGGACGGGCACCGTGTACATGTTCTCCCTCATCGGCGCCTTCCTCAGCGACTCCTTCTGGGGGCGGTACAAGACCTGCGCCATCTTCCAGGCCATCTTCGTGCTC GGCCTGGCGCTGCTGTCGGTGTCGTCGCGCCTCTACCTGATCAGGCCGGAGGGGTGCGGGATGGAGCAGGCGCCGTGCGGCGCGCACTCCGGCAAGGAGCTAGGGATCTTCTACATCGCGTTGTACATGATCGCCTTCGGCAACGGCGGGTACCAGCCCAACATCGCCACCTTCGGCGCCGACCAGTTCGACGAGGAGGACCCCGCCGAGGCGCACTCCAAGGTCTCCTTCTTCAGCTACTTCTACCTCGCCCTCAACCTCGGCTCGCTCTTCTCCAACACCTTCCTCAGCTACCTCGAGGACGAGGGCCGGTGGGCGCTGGGGTTCTGGgcgtccgccgcggccgccgccaccgcgctgcTGCTCTTCCTCAGCGGGACGCTCCGCTACCGCTACATCCAGCCCGGCGGGAACCCCATCGGCAGGGTCTGCCAGGTCGCCTTCGCCGCCTGCAGGAACTGGaaggccgccggcgcgtcgTCGGCCGGGGTGGTCACCCTGTACGAGGACGACGACAAGGCGGACGCCGGTGGCAGGAAGCTCCTGCACACGCAGGGCTTCAGTTTTTTGGACCGCGCGGCGCACGTGGACGCGGACACCAAACTCGGCGCGCGCGACCCCTGGAAGCTGTGCACGGTGACGCAGGTGGAGGAG GGCGCCGCGATGCGCCGCACCACCCCGTTCGCCGGTTTCTCCGTCCCGCCCTCCAGCATGTCGGCCTTCGAcatcctcgccgtcgccaccaCCATCTTCCTGTACCGCCGCGCCATCTGCCCGTTCCTGGCGAGGCTCACCGAGcgcccggccggccccaccgagCTGCAGAGGATGGGCCTCGGCCTGGTCGTCGGCGCCCTGGCCATGGCCACGGCCGGGACGGTCGAGCACTTCAGGAAggccggcgccaccgcggcgATGAGCAGCGACCTGCACATCATGTGGCAGGTGCCGCAGTACGCGCTGATCGGCGTGTCGGAGGTGATGATGTACGTCGGCCAGCTCGAGTTCTTCAACGGCCAGATGCCCGACGGGCTCAAGAGCTTCGGCAGCGCGCTCTGCATGATGTCCATGTCGCTCGGCAACTACTTCAGCGACGTCATCGTGAGCGCGGTGACCAGGGTCACCACGACCCGCGGGCGGCCAGGGTGGATCCCCGACGACCTCAACCAGGGGCACCTCGACAGGTTCTACTTCCTGCTCGCCGTGCTGGCCGTCGCGGACTTTGCGGTGTACCTCCTGTGCGCGAGCCGCTACGGGAGCGGCAAGGTGGACGCCGGGAggagcagcagcgacgacgacgaggaggagggaaCGGCTGGTCAGGTGGCATCCCCCGGCGGCGAACGCATGACATGA